Genomic window (Synechococcales cyanobacterium T60_A2020_003):
AACATCCCAGGCTCGATCCCGATCGCGACGTAATTCTCGATAGTCTCGATCATCCGACTAAAGCAGTTGTTCCAGATCTTCCGAGAGTTGGCGCGATCGCGCCGGTAGAGCTTTCTCATTACCAACCAGCATCGCCTGTTCCTGCAATGCCTCTTCATCGTGTGCCTTGAACATCTGTGCCGCTCGTACGGCCCGATAAGAACGCACACCCAACAGTTTCAACGCTTCAACGCCCATATCTAAGGCCGAACTAAACGTTGCCCGCGTGATCACATCTATCCCTTGACGAATCACAGAATAGGCATGACGGCGATCGCCCGCCCGTACCAAAAGGCGAAGATGGGGAAAGTGTTTATGTGCCAGATTCACGATCTGTTCAATCTTTTCATGATCGTCGATCGCCAGAACAAGCAACTTGGCTTGACCTGCCCCTGCGGCGTAGAGCAAATCTAATCGAGATGCATCCCCATAGAACACTTTCCAACCGAACCGTCGTAGGAGATCAATCTATTCGGGACTGTGTTCCAACACCGTGATGCGACAGCCATTAGCAAGCAGCAACCGTCCCACAATTTGCCCAAAGCAACCAAATCCAACCACGATCACCGAGTTCTCGTTGTCATCGATCTCATCGGCTTCACGGGGCGGAGGGGCGATCGCGTAACCCTCATGATTCGTCCAGAGCGGGTGCGAATTGG
Coding sequences:
- a CDS encoding NAD-binding protein — encoded protein: MFYGDASRLDLLYAAGAGQAKLLVLAIDDHEKIEQIVNLAHKHFPHLRLLVRAGDRRHAYSVIRQGIDVITRATFSSALDMGVEALKLLGVRSYRAVRAAQMFKAHDEEALQEQAMLVGNEKALPARSRQLSEDLEQLL